One part of the Vibrio palustris genome encodes these proteins:
- the tusA gene encoding sulfurtransferase TusA, translating to MNLSNQAVTVTLEAEGLRCPEPVMMVRKTIRNMQDGETLLVKADDPSTTRDIPSFCRFMDHKLIDSQTESLPYLYLIQKGIA from the coding sequence AGTAACCGTAACACTAGAAGCAGAAGGCCTACGTTGCCCTGAACCGGTAATGATGGTGAGAAAGACAATTCGCAATATGCAAGATGGTGAGACACTACTTGTGAAAGCCGATGATCCTTCCACGACACGCGATATCCCGAGCTTTTGCCGGTTTATGGATCATAAGCTTATCGACTCGCAAACTGAAAGCCTACCGTATTTATACCTTATTCAAAAAGGCATCGCTTGA